A single window of Bradyrhizobium daqingense DNA harbors:
- a CDS encoding SRPBCC family protein, with the protein MPSTVRLHRVLATSPEKVYRAFLEADAMAKWLPPNGFTCTVHHFEPKVGGTFKMSFRNFTTGHSHSFGGEYLELVPNERLRYTDKFDDPNLPGLIEVTVILKKVSVGTEIDITQAGIPDVIPPEACYLGWQESLRNLAKLVEPEINQ; encoded by the coding sequence ATGCCCAGCACTGTCCGCCTGCACCGCGTTCTCGCCACCAGCCCGGAGAAGGTCTATCGCGCCTTCCTGGAGGCCGATGCGATGGCGAAATGGCTGCCGCCGAACGGTTTCACCTGCACCGTGCATCATTTCGAGCCCAAGGTCGGGGGCACGTTCAAGATGTCGTTCCGGAATTTCACCACGGGCCACAGCCACTCGTTCGGCGGCGAATATCTCGAGCTCGTACCAAATGAACGCCTGCGCTACACTGACAAGTTCGACGATCCGAATTTGCCGGGTCTGATCGAGGTGACGGTGATCCTGAAGAAAGTCTCAGTCGGCACCGAGATCGACATCACGCAGGCCGGCATTCCCGACGTCATCCCGCCGGAGGCTTGCTATCTCGGCTGGCAGGAATCGCTGCGGAATCTGGCGAAGCTGGTCGAGCCGGAGATCAATCAGTAG
- the bioB gene encoding biotin synthase BioB, with translation MLGANDGGIKRIPQEESQKVHEGTRTWTSQDAWAVYQLPFNDLLFRAQSVHRAHFTPNRVQLSRLLNIKTGGCPEDCGYCSQSSHHSTGVAASKLMDAETIVAEARKAKASGAARYCMGAAWRNPKPRDMDAIVEVVGAVKQLGLETCMTLGMLDRGQAGRLSAAGLDYYNHNIDTSERYYPSVVSTRTFADRLDTLSHVREAGMKVCCGGILGMGESEQDRVDMLVTLANLPEAPESVPINMLIPIPGTPMAKAPPIGPIEFVRIVALARIMMPASFVRLSAGRSAMTDEMQALCFFAGANSIFVGDTLLTAGNPQDEADRKLFGRLGLEAL, from the coding sequence ATGCTCGGCGCGAACGACGGGGGCATCAAGCGAATCCCCCAAGAAGAATCCCAGAAAGTTCACGAAGGGACGCGAACATGGACCAGCCAGGATGCGTGGGCGGTCTACCAGCTTCCCTTCAACGACCTGCTGTTCCGAGCACAATCCGTTCATCGCGCGCATTTCACCCCCAATCGCGTGCAGTTGAGCCGGCTGCTGAACATCAAGACCGGCGGGTGTCCGGAAGACTGCGGCTATTGCAGCCAGTCGTCGCATCATTCGACAGGCGTTGCGGCCTCCAAGCTGATGGACGCCGAGACGATCGTGGCCGAGGCGCGCAAAGCCAAGGCGAGCGGCGCGGCGCGCTATTGCATGGGAGCGGCCTGGCGTAACCCGAAGCCGCGCGACATGGATGCCATCGTCGAAGTCGTCGGTGCCGTGAAGCAGCTGGGGCTCGAAACCTGCATGACGCTCGGCATGCTCGACCGTGGGCAGGCCGGCCGGCTGAGCGCGGCCGGGCTCGATTACTACAATCACAACATCGATACGTCGGAACGCTATTATCCGAGCGTCGTCTCCACCCGCACATTCGCCGATCGTCTCGATACGCTTTCCCATGTCCGCGAGGCCGGCATGAAAGTATGCTGCGGCGGCATCCTCGGCATGGGCGAGAGCGAACAGGACCGCGTCGACATGCTGGTCACGCTCGCCAACCTCCCGGAAGCGCCGGAGAGCGTGCCGATCAACATGCTGATCCCTATACCGGGAACGCCGATGGCGAAAGCACCGCCGATTGGTCCGATCGAGTTCGTGCGCATCGTCGCGCTGGCGCGCATCATGATGCCGGCCTCCTTCGTGCGGCTGTCGGCCGGACGCTCGGCCATGACCGACGAGATGCAGGCGCTGTGCTTCTTTGCCGGCGCAAACTCGATCTTCGTCGGCGACACGCTGCTGACGGCGGGCAATCCGCAGGACGAGGCCGATCGAAAGCTGTTTGGCCGGCTCGGGCTGGAAGCTCTCTGA
- the frc gene encoding formyl-CoA transferase, translating into MTKALKGVRILDFTHVQSGPTCTQLLAWFGADVIKVERPGVGDITRGQLQDIPNVDSLYFTMLNHNKRSITLDTKNPKGKEVLTELIKKCDVLVENFGPGVLDRMGFPWEKIQAINPKMIVASIKGFGPGPYEDCKVYENVAQCTGGAASTTGFRDGLPLVTGAQIGDSGTGLHLALGIVTALYQRTHSGKGQRVTAAMQDGVLNLSRVKLRDQQRLAHGPLKEYSQFGEGIPFGDAVPRAGNDSGGGQPGRILKCKGWETDPNAYIYFITQAPVWEKICDVIGEPTWKTDPNYAKPAARLPRLNEIFARIEQWTMTKTKFEAMEILNKDDIPCGPILSMKELAEDQSLRATGTVVEVDHPTRGKYLSVGNPIKLSDSPSDVERSPLLGEHTDEILRTVLGFSDHQVAEIHKSGALDPPQKQAAE; encoded by the coding sequence ATGACCAAAGCGCTCAAGGGCGTTCGCATTCTCGACTTCACCCACGTGCAGTCCGGACCGACCTGCACGCAGCTCTTGGCCTGGTTCGGCGCCGACGTGATCAAGGTGGAACGTCCGGGCGTGGGTGACATCACCCGCGGCCAGCTGCAGGATATCCCGAACGTGGACAGCCTGTATTTCACCATGCTCAACCACAACAAGCGCTCGATCACGCTCGACACCAAGAACCCCAAGGGCAAGGAAGTCCTCACCGAGCTGATCAAGAAGTGCGACGTGCTGGTCGAGAATTTCGGCCCCGGCGTGCTCGACCGCATGGGCTTCCCCTGGGAGAAGATCCAGGCGATCAACCCGAAGATGATCGTCGCCTCGATCAAGGGTTTTGGCCCCGGCCCGTACGAGGACTGCAAGGTCTATGAGAACGTCGCGCAGTGCACCGGCGGCGCCGCCTCCACCACCGGCTTCCGCGACGGCCTGCCGCTCGTCACCGGCGCGCAGATCGGCGATTCCGGCACCGGCCTGCACCTCGCGCTCGGCATCGTCACCGCGCTCTACCAGCGCACGCATTCGGGCAAGGGCCAGCGCGTCACGGCCGCGATGCAGGACGGCGTGCTCAACCTCTCCCGCGTCAAGCTGCGCGACCAGCAGCGCCTCGCCCACGGCCCGCTCAAGGAATACAGCCAGTTCGGCGAAGGCATTCCGTTCGGCGATGCCGTGCCGCGGGCCGGCAACGATTCCGGCGGCGGCCAGCCCGGCCGCATCCTGAAGTGCAAAGGCTGGGAGACCGATCCCAACGCCTACATCTACTTCATCACCCAGGCCCCGGTCTGGGAGAAGATCTGCGACGTGATCGGCGAGCCCACCTGGAAGACCGATCCGAACTACGCCAAGCCGGCCGCCCGCCTGCCGCGTCTCAACGAGATCTTCGCCCGCATCGAGCAGTGGACGATGACCAAGACCAAGTTCGAGGCGATGGAGATCCTCAACAAGGACGACATCCCCTGCGGCCCGATCCTGTCGATGAAGGAGCTCGCCGAAGACCAGTCGCTGCGCGCGACCGGCACCGTCGTCGAGGTCGACCACCCCACCCGCGGCAAGTACCTCTCGGTCGGCAACCCGATCAAGCTGTCGGATAGCCCGAGCGACGTCGAGCGCTCCCCGCTGCTCGGCGAGCATACCGACGAGATCCTGCGCACGGTGCTCGGCTTCTCCGATCACCAGGTCGCCGAGATCCACAAGTCCGGCGCGCTCGATCCGCCGCAGAAGCAGGCCGCGGAGTAA
- the oxc gene encoding oxalyl-CoA decarboxylase, whose amino-acid sequence MLNTATKSEAPGTEQELTDGFHLVIDALKLNGINTIYNVPGIPITDLGRMAQAAGIRVISFRHEQNAGYAAGIAGYLTKKPGVCLTVSAPGFLNGLTALAHATTNCYPMILVSGSSEREIVDLQQGDYEEMDQLAIAKPLCKAAYRVLHAQDIGIGFARAIRAAVSGRPGGVYLDLPAKLFGQVMNAEAGQKSLVKVIDAAPAQIPSPASVKRALDVLKSAKRPLIILGKGAAYAQADEEIKSFVEKSGVPFLPMSMAKGLLPDTHPQCAGAARSTVLKDSDVVMLIGARLNWLLSHGKGKSWGEAPKKFIQVDIEPREMDSNVEIVAPVVGDIGSVVSAFNQAMATGWTAPPAEWTKAISSKREENVAKMAPKLMNNKSPMDYHGALGVLKNVIKEYPEAILVNEGANTLDLARGVIDMYKPRKRLDVGTWGVMGIGMGQAIAAALETGHPVLAVEGDSAFGFSGMEVETICRYNLPICVVIFNNDGIYRGTDVNGANADPATTVFVKGARYDKMMEAFGGVGVNATSPDELKRAVNEAMKSGKPTLINAVIDPAAGSESGRIGNLNPQSVLQKKK is encoded by the coding sequence ATGCTGAATACCGCGACCAAGTCCGAGGCACCGGGCACCGAGCAGGAGCTGACGGATGGCTTTCATCTCGTCATCGACGCGCTCAAGCTGAACGGCATCAACACCATCTATAATGTGCCGGGCATCCCGATCACGGATTTGGGCCGCATGGCACAGGCCGCCGGTATTCGCGTGATCTCCTTCCGTCACGAGCAGAACGCCGGCTATGCCGCGGGCATCGCCGGCTATCTCACCAAGAAGCCCGGCGTGTGCCTCACCGTCTCGGCGCCCGGTTTCCTCAATGGTCTCACCGCCCTCGCCCACGCCACCACCAACTGCTATCCGATGATCCTGGTCTCGGGCTCCTCCGAGCGCGAGATCGTCGATCTCCAGCAGGGCGACTACGAGGAGATGGATCAGCTCGCGATCGCCAAGCCGCTGTGCAAGGCGGCCTACCGCGTGCTGCACGCCCAGGACATCGGCATCGGCTTCGCCCGCGCCATCCGCGCCGCGGTCTCGGGCCGTCCGGGCGGCGTTTATCTCGACCTGCCGGCCAAGCTGTTCGGCCAGGTGATGAACGCCGAGGCCGGCCAGAAGTCGCTGGTCAAGGTGATCGACGCGGCGCCCGCGCAGATCCCCTCGCCGGCTTCGGTCAAGCGCGCGCTCGATGTGCTCAAGAGCGCCAAGCGTCCGCTCATCATCCTCGGCAAGGGCGCGGCCTACGCGCAGGCCGACGAGGAGATCAAGAGCTTCGTCGAGAAGAGCGGCGTGCCGTTCCTCCCGATGAGCATGGCCAAGGGTCTCCTCCCCGACACCCATCCGCAATGCGCTGGCGCGGCCCGCTCGACCGTGCTGAAGGACTCCGACGTCGTCATGCTGATCGGCGCGCGGCTGAACTGGCTGCTCTCGCACGGCAAGGGCAAGAGCTGGGGCGAAGCGCCGAAGAAGTTCATCCAGGTCGACATCGAGCCGCGTGAGATGGACTCCAACGTCGAGATCGTCGCGCCCGTGGTCGGCGACATCGGCTCGGTCGTCTCCGCCTTCAACCAGGCGATGGCAACGGGCTGGACCGCCCCGCCCGCCGAATGGACCAAGGCGATCTCGTCCAAGCGCGAAGAGAACGTCGCCAAGATGGCGCCGAAGCTGATGAACAACAAATCGCCGATGGACTATCACGGCGCGCTCGGCGTGCTGAAGAACGTCATCAAGGAGTATCCCGAGGCGATCCTCGTCAACGAAGGCGCCAACACGCTCGATCTCGCCCGCGGCGTCATCGACATGTACAAGCCGCGCAAGCGTCTCGACGTCGGCACCTGGGGTGTGATGGGTATCGGCATGGGCCAGGCGATCGCCGCCGCGCTCGAGACCGGTCATCCCGTCCTCGCGGTGGAAGGCGACTCGGCGTTCGGCTTCTCCGGCATGGAGGTCGAGACCATCTGCCGCTACAACCTGCCGATCTGCGTCGTCATCTTCAACAATGACGGCATCTATCGCGGCACCGACGTCAACGGCGCGAACGCCGATCCCGCGACGACCGTGTTCGTCAAGGGCGCGCGCTACGACAAGATGATGGAAGCCTTCGGCGGCGTCGGCGTGAATGCCACCTCGCCGGACGAACTCAAGCGCGCCGTCAACGAAGCCATGAAGTCGGGCAAGCCGACGCTGATCAACGCGGTGATCGATCCGGCCGCGGGCTCGGAGAGCGGCCGCATCGGCAACCTCAATCCGCAGAGCGTTCTGCAGAAGAAGAAGTAA
- a CDS encoding GntR family transcriptional regulator gives MAEADIAIVRIAPESSFKNKAYDALKEAILKMDIYSTPEPVMLDERALSERLGVSRTPIREAIAMLEQDGFVKTVPRRGIMVVRRTKSEIVDMIRAWAALESMAARLITTTARKKDITALRDYFKDFSKDRLPEDHVEEYSRANIAFHQALISLSESPVLVDLTNDLLLHVRGYRQLTIGRKDRTATSLPEHLAMIEALEARDTELAEKRARDHTLGLAAYVEAHGQELFT, from the coding sequence ATGGCCGAGGCAGACATCGCAATCGTTCGTATTGCCCCGGAGAGCAGCTTCAAGAACAAGGCGTATGATGCCTTGAAGGAAGCCATCCTCAAGATGGACATCTATTCGACGCCCGAGCCGGTGATGCTCGACGAGCGCGCGCTGTCCGAACGTCTCGGCGTCAGCCGCACGCCGATCCGCGAAGCGATCGCGATGCTCGAGCAGGACGGTTTCGTGAAGACCGTTCCCCGCCGCGGCATCATGGTGGTGCGCAGGACCAAGAGCGAGATCGTCGACATGATCCGCGCCTGGGCGGCGCTGGAGAGCATGGCCGCGCGGCTCATCACCACCACCGCGCGCAAGAAGGACATCACCGCGCTGCGCGACTACTTCAAGGATTTCAGCAAGGACCGCCTGCCCGAGGATCACGTCGAGGAGTATTCGCGCGCCAACATCGCTTTCCACCAGGCGCTGATCTCGCTGTCGGAATCCCCCGTGCTGGTCGATCTCACCAACGACCTCCTCCTGCACGTGCGCGGCTATCGCCAGCTGACCATCGGACGCAAGGACCGCACGGCGACCTCGCTGCCCGAGCACCTCGCCATGATCGAAGCACTGGAGGCGCGCGACACCGAGCTCGCCGAGAAGCGCGCCCGCGACCACACGCTCGGCCTTGCCGCTTACGTCGAAGCGCATGGCCAGGAACTCTTTACCTAG
- a CDS encoding acetate--CoA ligase family protein, whose protein sequence is MSNSKDAVRKVLDQVKADNRTSLTAPEGKLVCDAYGIPVPKEGVAKSAGEAGKMASSMGFPVVMKIVSPDILHKTEAGGVIVGLKTADEAEKAYETILGNAKKYKSDAKIEGVQVQQMLAGGTEVIVGSITDGSFGKLVAFGLGGVLVEVLKDITFRLAPATKEDALSMLDGIQAHEILKGVRGGEPVNRTALADVIVKVSQLVTDFPEIVELDLNPVFATPKDATAADVRIVVDFAYVPKPKPRPTEEIVAAMNRIMQPKAVAVVGASAEDGKIGNSVMKNLINGGYKGDIYPIHPKAAEILGYKAYKSVKDVPGVIDVAVFAIPAKFVTAALTECGEKKIPGAVLIPSGFAEAGAPELQAEIVEVGKKYDIRLMGPNIYGFYYTPANLCATFCTAYDVKGHAALSSQSGGIGMAIIGFSRSAKMGVSAIVGLGNKSDIDEDDLLAFFEQDPNTNLIAQHCEDLKDGRAFAEAAKRVSKKKPVVVLKAGRTSAGAKAASSHTGALAGNDRIYEDVFKQSGVIRARSLRQLLEFARGVPVLPTPKGENVLIITGAGGSGVLLSDSCVDNGLSLMSMPPDLDAAFRKFIPPFGAAGNPVDITGGEPPITYVNTVKLGLSDERIHALILGYWHTIVTPPMVFARNMVEVKKEMEAKGFVKPMVASLAGDVEVEEAAEYLYQNGIPAYAYSTELPVEVLGAKYKWARGAGLL, encoded by the coding sequence ATGTCCAATTCCAAAGATGCCGTCCGCAAGGTGCTTGACCAGGTCAAGGCGGACAACCGCACCAGCCTGACGGCCCCGGAAGGCAAGCTGGTCTGCGACGCCTACGGCATTCCGGTGCCGAAGGAAGGCGTGGCGAAGTCGGCCGGCGAGGCCGGCAAGATGGCCTCGTCGATGGGCTTCCCGGTGGTGATGAAGATCGTCTCGCCGGACATTCTCCACAAGACCGAAGCTGGCGGCGTCATCGTCGGCCTCAAGACGGCGGACGAGGCCGAGAAGGCCTACGAGACCATTCTCGGCAACGCCAAGAAATACAAGTCCGATGCCAAGATCGAAGGCGTCCAGGTGCAGCAGATGCTGGCCGGCGGTACCGAAGTCATCGTCGGCTCGATCACCGACGGCTCGTTCGGCAAGCTGGTCGCCTTCGGCCTGGGCGGCGTGCTGGTCGAGGTGCTCAAGGACATCACCTTCCGCCTCGCGCCCGCGACCAAAGAAGATGCGCTCTCGATGCTCGACGGCATCCAGGCCCATGAGATCCTGAAGGGCGTCCGCGGCGGCGAGCCGGTGAACCGCACGGCGCTGGCCGACGTTATCGTCAAGGTCTCGCAGCTCGTCACCGATTTCCCCGAGATCGTCGAGCTCGATCTCAACCCGGTGTTCGCGACGCCGAAGGATGCGACCGCCGCCGACGTCCGCATCGTCGTCGACTTCGCCTATGTTCCGAAGCCCAAGCCGCGCCCGACCGAAGAGATCGTGGCAGCGATGAACCGCATCATGCAGCCGAAGGCCGTCGCCGTGGTCGGTGCGTCCGCCGAGGACGGCAAGATCGGCAATTCCGTGATGAAGAACCTCATCAACGGCGGCTACAAGGGCGATATCTATCCGATCCATCCCAAAGCAGCCGAGATCCTCGGCTACAAGGCCTATAAGAGCGTCAAGGACGTGCCCGGCGTGATCGACGTCGCGGTGTTCGCGATCCCCGCGAAGTTCGTGACGGCGGCGCTGACCGAATGCGGCGAGAAGAAGATTCCCGGCGCGGTGCTGATCCCGTCGGGCTTCGCGGAAGCCGGCGCACCGGAACTTCAAGCCGAGATCGTCGAGGTCGGCAAGAAGTACGACATCCGCCTGATGGGGCCGAACATCTACGGCTTCTATTATACTCCGGCCAATCTCTGCGCGACCTTCTGCACCGCCTACGACGTCAAGGGCCACGCGGCGCTGTCGTCGCAGTCGGGCGGCATCGGCATGGCCATCATCGGCTTCTCGCGCTCCGCCAAGATGGGCGTCTCCGCGATCGTGGGCCTCGGCAACAAGTCCGACATCGACGAGGACGATCTGCTCGCCTTCTTCGAGCAGGATCCGAACACCAATCTGATCGCGCAGCACTGCGAAGACCTCAAGGACGGCCGCGCCTTTGCGGAAGCGGCCAAGCGCGTCTCCAAGAAGAAGCCGGTCGTCGTGCTCAAGGCCGGCCGTACCTCGGCGGGTGCGAAGGCCGCGTCCTCGCACACCGGCGCACTCGCCGGCAACGATCGCATCTATGAGGACGTCTTCAAGCAGTCCGGCGTGATCCGTGCCCGGTCCTTGCGTCAGCTGCTCGAATTCGCCCGCGGCGTGCCGGTACTGCCGACGCCGAAGGGTGAGAACGTGCTGATCATCACCGGGGCCGGCGGCTCGGGCGTGCTGCTCTCGGACTCCTGCGTCGACAACGGCCTGTCGCTGATGTCGATGCCGCCGGATCTCGATGCCGCCTTCCGCAAGTTCATCCCGCCGTTCGGTGCGGCCGGAAATCCCGTGGATATCACCGGCGGCGAGCCGCCGATCACCTACGTCAACACGGTGAAGCTCGGCCTCTCGGACGAGCGTATCCATGCGCTGATCCTCGGCTATTGGCACACCATCGTCACTCCGCCGATGGTGTTCGCCCGCAACATGGTGGAGGTGAAGAAGGAGATGGAGGCCAAGGGCTTCGTGAAGCCCATGGTCGCCTCGCTCGCCGGCGACGTCGAGGTCGAGGAAGCCGCCGAATATCTCTACCAGAACGGCATCCCGGCCTACGCCTATTCGACCGAGCTCCCGGTCGAGGTGTTAGGGGCCAAGTACAAGTGGGCGCGCGGGGCAGGGCTGCTCTGA
- a CDS encoding IclR family transcriptional regulator, whose protein sequence is MSKNTIRRKSLEPRSPAEADHEGRDGGVQSVDRALSIIETLAEDDEGYRLSDLAVRTGLSASTVHRLLATLESRRFVQFDRAESKWHVGVRSFTVGASFARRRNFSTQAIPYLRKLRDLTRETANLAVVDDEFIIVLTRMESREIMRSLTQVGGRVPMVTSGVGKAVLATYSDEDVGAVIRHHGMPRLTEKSIVRPSDLFRELEKIRKQGYALDDEEACIGLRCVAAVVYNDCAEPLAAISVSGMTSRLTDQRLPEIGQIVRDVAAELTAALGGVVRTPR, encoded by the coding sequence ATGAGCAAGAACACGATCCGCCGCAAATCGCTTGAGCCCAGATCGCCCGCAGAGGCCGATCATGAAGGCCGCGACGGCGGCGTGCAGTCCGTCGACCGCGCGCTGTCGATCATCGAAACGCTGGCCGAGGACGACGAAGGTTATCGGCTCAGCGATCTCGCCGTCCGCACCGGCCTGTCCGCCTCGACGGTGCACCGCCTGCTGGCGACGCTGGAAAGCCGCCGCTTCGTGCAGTTCGACCGCGCCGAATCCAAATGGCACGTCGGCGTACGCAGCTTCACGGTCGGCGCGAGCTTTGCGCGGCGGCGCAACTTCTCCACCCAGGCAATCCCCTACTTGCGCAAGCTGCGCGATCTCACCCGCGAGACCGCCAATCTCGCAGTGGTCGACGACGAGTTCATCATCGTGCTGACCCGCATGGAAAGCCGCGAGATCATGCGCTCGCTGACCCAGGTCGGTGGCCGGGTCCCCATGGTGACCTCGGGCGTCGGCAAGGCCGTGCTCGCAACCTATTCCGACGAGGACGTCGGAGCCGTCATCCGCCATCACGGCATGCCGCGGCTGACCGAGAAGTCGATCGTCCGGCCGAGCGACCTGTTCAGGGAGCTCGAAAAGATCCGCAAGCAGGGCTACGCCCTTGACGACGAAGAGGCCTGTATCGGCCTGCGCTGCGTTGCGGCGGTCGTTTACAACGACTGCGCAGAGCCGCTCGCGGCGATTTCGGTCTCCGGGATGACCAGCCGGCTGACCGACCAGAGATTGCCGGAAATCGGGCAAATCGTGCGGGATGTCGCCGCCGAACTGACTGCGGCGCTCGGCGGGGTGGTCCGGACGCCCCGCTGA
- a CDS encoding Bug family tripartite tricarboxylate transporter substrate binding protein, with protein MFRFPVRLVGAAVALTLAAANPALAQQLELKLMAPAAPGGGWDQTARSMQQALVASGVARSVQVTNVPGAGGSVGIAQFVNGAKGDGNQMMVNGFVMVGALAMNKSPVTLEQVTPIARLTEEIQVIVVPANSPIKSAQDLAAAVKADIAKVTFAGGSAGGVDHVMAALFAGAVGADAKKINYIPFSGGGESLAAILGGKVTAGISGLSEYEGQIKSGKLRAIGVTSEKRIAGSDIPTFKEQGIDLVIANWRSVVAPPGITPEQKKTLSDAVEKMVKSDAWKEVLKQKGWEDAYLGGDAFADFLKKETARVTDVLKSVGLVKS; from the coding sequence ATGTTCCGATTTCCCGTGCGCCTTGTCGGCGCCGCCGTCGCGCTGACCCTGGCGGCAGCCAATCCGGCCCTCGCCCAGCAGCTCGAGCTCAAGCTGATGGCGCCGGCCGCGCCCGGCGGGGGTTGGGATCAGACCGCCCGCTCCATGCAGCAGGCCCTGGTGGCTTCGGGCGTTGCGCGCAGCGTACAGGTCACCAACGTTCCCGGCGCCGGCGGCAGCGTCGGCATTGCCCAGTTCGTCAATGGCGCCAAGGGCGACGGCAACCAGATGATGGTCAACGGCTTCGTCATGGTGGGCGCGCTCGCCATGAACAAGTCGCCGGTGACGCTGGAGCAGGTGACGCCGATCGCGCGGCTCACCGAGGAAATTCAGGTGATCGTGGTGCCCGCGAACTCGCCGATCAAGTCGGCCCAGGATCTCGCCGCCGCAGTGAAGGCCGACATCGCCAAAGTAACCTTCGCCGGCGGGTCAGCCGGCGGCGTCGACCATGTGATGGCGGCGTTGTTCGCCGGCGCCGTCGGCGCCGATGCAAAGAAGATCAACTACATCCCGTTCTCCGGCGGCGGCGAGTCGCTGGCGGCGATCCTCGGCGGCAAGGTCACGGCCGGCATTTCGGGGCTCAGCGAATACGAAGGGCAGATCAAGTCCGGCAAGCTCCGCGCGATCGGTGTGACCTCGGAGAAGCGAATCGCAGGCAGCGACATCCCGACCTTCAAGGAGCAGGGCATCGACCTCGTGATCGCCAACTGGCGCTCGGTGGTCGCGCCTCCCGGCATCACGCCCGAGCAGAAGAAGACGCTGAGCGACGCCGTCGAGAAGATGGTGAAGTCCGACGCCTGGAAGGAGGTTCTCAAGCAGAAGGGCTGGGAGGACGCTTATCTTGGCGGCGACGCCTTCGCCGACTTCCTGAAGAAGGAAACGGCGCGCGTCACCGACGTGCTGAAATCGGTTGGCCTGGTCAAGTCATGA
- a CDS encoding tripartite tricarboxylate transporter TctB family protein: protein MTSSDPAQPPRRVDRAGIVIAALLAGLAAVLVWDASGLPTTAMYGMGPEAMPIVVASGLALLAIGNFIDALRGNLPARESSDPVPVVLILVGLALLIAIIGFGGGFILATAALFVTTSAAFGRRAVLADSVIALVMSTLIYLAFDRLLTLSLPAGPLERLL from the coding sequence ATGACCTCAAGCGATCCCGCCCAGCCGCCGAGGCGCGTCGATCGCGCCGGCATCGTCATCGCTGCGTTGCTCGCAGGTCTCGCCGCGGTGCTGGTCTGGGACGCGAGCGGCCTGCCAACCACCGCGATGTATGGCATGGGACCGGAGGCGATGCCGATCGTGGTCGCCAGCGGCCTTGCGCTGCTCGCGATCGGCAATTTCATCGATGCGCTGCGCGGTAATCTGCCGGCGCGCGAGAGCTCCGATCCCGTGCCTGTGGTTCTGATCCTCGTTGGCCTTGCGCTGCTGATCGCCATCATAGGCTTCGGCGGCGGCTTCATCCTGGCGACGGCGGCGCTATTCGTGACGACCTCGGCGGCGTTCGGGCGCCGTGCCGTCCTGGCCGATTCCGTCATCGCTCTCGTGATGTCGACCCTGATCTATCTCGCGTTTGACCGCCTGTTGACGCTGAGCCTCCCGGCTGGCCCGCTGGAGCGACTGCTGTGA